One genomic segment of Hevea brasiliensis isolate MT/VB/25A 57/8 chromosome 3, ASM3005281v1, whole genome shotgun sequence includes these proteins:
- the LOC131178390 gene encoding uncharacterized protein LOC131178390: METFMNLMNTIFQPYLDQFVVVFIDDILDRNVIAYASCQLKPHERNYPTHYLELPTIVFALKIWRHYLYGEKWKASAMADALSCKSIARLKLTPLQIVHDLRTMHAQLLFDTDGCIQANLQVKPLLTKQIKEAAQNDRGYARLVEKVKQGEKPGFTISQDGMLMFQGQMCVPDNIELK, encoded by the exons ATGGAGA CTTTCATGAACCTGATGAATACAATCTTCCAGCCATACCTggatcagtttgtggtggtattcattgatgatatcttG GATAGaaatgttattgcatatgcttcatgCCAGCTCaagccacatgagaggaattatcctactcaTTATCTGGAACTTCCTACCATTGTTTTTGcattaaagatctggagacattatttgtatggagagaagt GGAAAGCTAGTGCAATGGCTGATGCGTTAAGCTGCAAATCAATAGCCAGATTGAAGCTTACTCCATTGCAGATAGTGCATGATTTGAGAACAATGCACGCCCAACTTTTGTTTGATACGGATGGGTGTATCCAGGCAAATCTGCAAGTCAAACCATTATTGACCAAGCAGATTAAGGAAGCAGCACAAAACGATAGGGGATATGCAAGGCTAGTTGAAAAAGTCAAGCAAGGTGAGAAACCTGGATTCACTATTAGCCAGGATGGAATGTTAATGTTTCAAGGTCaaatgtgtgtaccagataatattGAGTTGAAATAA